The Neobacillus sp. OS1-2 genome includes a window with the following:
- a CDS encoding metallophosphoesterase gives MAEKQTRRTFLKRSFGSFLAVLGLSSGGYLYAHRIEPSLLDISELDIKHHHIPKSFDGIKMVQFSDTHLGFQYNLGQFQKLAAKINDLQPDIIIFTGDLMDEPNKYAEMNKLVPILEKLHAPLGKYCIFGNHDHGGYGSEIYRNIMEITNFTVLLNESIPIQLKDGSSIYLVGIDDAMLGNPDLPLALKRVPKNQFTLLLSHAPDLAETASHYPIHWQISGHSHGGQVKLPFIGALVTPPFAQKFPEGLYTLGDLTPLTLYVNRGIGTTRLPFRFMAKPELSIFTFKSE, from the coding sequence ATGGCTGAAAAACAAACGCGGAGAACATTTCTAAAACGTTCATTTGGTTCATTTCTTGCCGTTCTGGGGCTAAGTTCAGGGGGATATCTCTATGCCCATCGAATTGAACCCAGCCTTCTTGATATTTCTGAACTGGATATCAAACATCACCACATCCCAAAAAGCTTCGACGGAATTAAAATGGTTCAATTTAGTGATACCCACCTCGGTTTTCAGTACAATCTAGGCCAATTTCAAAAATTAGCCGCTAAAATCAATGACCTTCAGCCTGACATTATCATATTTACTGGTGATTTGATGGACGAGCCAAATAAATATGCTGAAATGAATAAATTAGTCCCTATATTAGAAAAATTACATGCTCCTCTTGGGAAATACTGCATTTTTGGTAACCATGACCATGGCGGCTATGGATCTGAAATTTATCGCAATATTATGGAGATTACTAATTTCACCGTCCTATTAAATGAATCCATTCCCATTCAATTGAAGGATGGCAGCAGCATTTACCTGGTAGGAATTGATGATGCCATGTTAGGAAATCCAGATTTGCCATTGGCATTAAAAAGGGTACCAAAGAATCAATTCACCTTATTATTATCCCATGCCCCTGATCTTGCTGAAACCGCCTCGCACTATCCAATCCATTGGCAAATCAGCGGTCACAGCCACGGCGGACAGGTTAAACTTCCATTTATCGGAGCACTTGTCACGCCTCCATTTGCCCAAAAGTTTCCCGAAGGCCTTTATACTTTAGGTGACCTAACTCCCTTAACCCTTTATGTAAATAGAGGAATAGGAACAACTAGGCTCCCTTTCCGATTTATGGCTAAACCCGAACTATCTATATTTACATTTAAATCTGAATAA
- a CDS encoding EAL-associated domain-containing protein, with the protein MDALEILSDLENCFPYFQPIFSADEQCIIAYEVLGRYQSGDGVISLGPFFLDDQIPDEYKFEVDLLLVKKALDKALQLDEDVLIFLNRNADLLMYGHGEPFLQELLAFEKKGLSLKRIVLEISDRNYHGDIDQFDHLLQYYRTYGLKIAIASISGERHYFERIGQLGPDIIKINLQALKSTSTGINFNDVLYSLSLLARKIGATLLFENIEMSYQLQFAWKNGGHYYQGFYLHPPGADFIKHDILKYRLKEKFHDFISYEKRKLEAVFTTTEYFHAMVQEIVIKNRKSGYDILFQALIKEFDEIAFRMYVCDEDGFQKSANIFKGKTGWSVQSEYLDKNWSWRPYFLENIIKLRLEQKGRLSDPYCDIETGETIRTFSFPVNETDYLFIDISYQYLFEHDQLL; encoded by the coding sequence ATGGATGCATTAGAAATCCTATCGGATCTTGAAAACTGTTTTCCGTATTTTCAGCCGATTTTTAGTGCCGATGAGCAATGTATTATCGCCTATGAAGTACTAGGTCGTTATCAATCTGGGGATGGAGTCATTAGCTTAGGTCCCTTTTTTCTGGATGATCAAATTCCAGATGAATATAAATTTGAAGTCGATTTATTGTTGGTGAAAAAGGCACTTGATAAAGCGCTTCAACTTGATGAGGATGTCCTTATTTTTTTGAATCGAAATGCCGATTTATTAATGTATGGGCATGGGGAACCATTTTTACAAGAACTTTTAGCATTTGAAAAAAAGGGACTGAGTTTAAAGCGAATTGTTCTTGAAATTTCTGACCGGAACTATCATGGTGATATCGATCAATTTGATCATCTCCTGCAATATTATCGGACATACGGTTTAAAAATAGCGATTGCAAGTATTAGCGGTGAAAGGCATTATTTTGAACGAATTGGCCAGCTTGGGCCGGATATTATCAAAATCAACCTTCAAGCCTTGAAATCAACATCAACAGGGATAAACTTTAATGATGTTTTGTATTCATTGTCTCTTTTGGCAAGAAAAATCGGGGCGACCCTCTTATTTGAAAATATTGAAATGAGTTATCAACTGCAGTTTGCCTGGAAAAATGGTGGACATTATTATCAAGGGTTTTATTTACATCCACCTGGAGCCGATTTTATTAAGCATGATATATTAAAGTATCGCTTAAAAGAAAAATTTCATGACTTCATTTCATATGAAAAACGAAAATTAGAAGCTGTCTTTACAACAACTGAATATTTCCATGCAATGGTACAAGAAATAGTGATCAAAAACAGAAAGTCGGGCTACGATATCCTTTTTCAAGCATTAATAAAGGAATTTGACGAAATTGCTTTTCGTATGTATGTCTGTGATGAAGACGGATTTCAAAAGTCAGCCAATATTTTTAAAGGAAAAACAGGCTGGAGTGTACAGTCTGAATACTTGGATAAAAATTGGAGCTGGCGACCTTATTTTTTGGAAAATATCATAAAGTTGCGCCTTGAACAAAAGGGAAGATTATCTGATCCGTATTGTGATATTGAAACGGGTGAGACGATTCGGACTTTTTCATTTCC